From a single Arcobacter sp. CECT 8986 genomic region:
- a CDS encoding ferredoxin-thioredoxin reductase catalytic domain-containing protein, whose product MIKKIDMNSEEFQTQFELTKKFTEDVIEKHNLVFNPNEEINESIQQGLTRNQMIYGTRFCPCFMVVGNTLEEQKSNGENRLCPCTPALETEIPTKGSCHCGIYCTKEYAQELKKEEELKEAAHSHSKGLSRQQCEELLSKPVIDSDELEALLEARELNYVEFNLVDNREWMEWVGQRIKGVDYLVPTTSFYQSLEQIENQKDKPTIVYCLSGSRSAYCQKIMKEMGFKSVSNLQNGVMGYKGEMISGE is encoded by the coding sequence ATGATTAAAAAAATTGATATGAATTCAGAAGAATTCCAAACACAATTTGAACTTACAAAAAAATTCACAGAAGATGTTATTGAAAAACATAATTTAGTTTTTAATCCAAACGAAGAGATAAATGAATCAATCCAACAAGGTCTTACAAGAAATCAAATGATTTATGGTACAAGATTTTGTCCATGTTTTATGGTAGTTGGAAATACTTTAGAAGAACAAAAAAGCAATGGTGAAAATAGATTATGTCCATGTACTCCAGCTTTAGAAACTGAAATTCCAACTAAAGGTTCTTGTCACTGTGGTATTTACTGTACAAAAGAGTATGCCCAAGAGTTAAAAAAAGAAGAAGAGTTAAAAGAAGCTGCTCATTCTCACTCAAAAGGTTTATCAAGACAACAGTGTGAAGAGTTATTATCAAAACCTGTTATTGATTCTGATGAGTTAGAGGCTTTATTAGAAGCAAGAGAGTTAAATTATGTTGAATTTAATCTTGTGGATAATAGAGAGTGGATGGAGTGGGTAGGTCAAAGAATAAAAGGTGTTGATTATTTAGTACCTACAACTTCTTTTTATCAAAGTTTAGAGCAAATAGAAAATCAAAAAGATAAACCAACTATTGTATATTGTCTAAGTGGTAGTAGAAGTGCTTATTGCCAAAAAATAATGAAAGAAATGGGGTTTAAATCAGTTTCAAATCTACAAAATGGTGTGATGGGATATAAAGGTGAGATGATATCAGGAGAGTAA
- a CDS encoding response regulator, whose amino-acid sequence MNIDLKELKTITLLYVEDDEMTKAQTISVFEKIFQKVLTASDGEEGLELFNKNIDSIDAIVTDLNLPKMTGLKMAEEIHKISQNVPVIFTTAYTDEDTLLKAISLNVDSYITKPIKIKDLTETILMYVKKYREKQNLYDTTKALASEMKTTRKDYDKLKDKFDIIEKKLDFYKFLSEQFIAYVKLDSYGVIQSVSPQFINIYKYPMSDLIGKPISTITNNASNIQKKMLEVLKKKEALGFEEKFITFDKEEFTFHNIIYPLYENSDEYATGYMIYQSLAR is encoded by the coding sequence ATGAATATTGATTTAAAAGAATTAAAAACCATAACATTGTTATATGTAGAAGATGATGAGATGACAAAAGCACAAACGATTAGTGTTTTTGAAAAGATATTCCAAAAAGTACTTACAGCTAGTGATGGAGAAGAAGGCTTAGAACTTTTTAATAAAAATATTGACTCTATTGATGCTATTGTTACAGATTTGAATCTTCCTAAAATGACTGGATTAAAAATGGCAGAAGAGATTCATAAAATTTCTCAAAATGTTCCAGTAATTTTCACAACGGCTTACACAGATGAAGATACACTATTAAAAGCAATTTCATTAAATGTAGATAGCTACATAACAAAACCTATTAAAATAAAAGATTTAACAGAAACTATTTTAATGTATGTAAAAAAATATAGAGAGAAGCAAAATCTTTATGATACAACAAAAGCTTTAGCAAGTGAGATGAAAACAACTAGAAAAGATTATGATAAATTAAAAGACAAATTTGACATAATAGAAAAAAAACTAGATTTTTATAAATTTTTGTCTGAACAATTTATTGCTTATGTCAAACTAGATAGTTATGGAGTAATTCAAAGTGTTTCACCCCAATTTATAAATATTTATAAATATCCAATGAGTGACTTAATTGGTAAACCAATTAGTACAATTACAAATAATGCTTCAAATATTCAAAAAAAGATGCTTGAAGTACTAAAGAAAAAAGAGGCACTTGGATTTGAAGAGAAGTTTATTACTTTTGATAAAGAGGAGTTTACATTTCATAATATAATATATCCTCTTTATGAAAACAGTGATGAATATGCTACTGGGTATATGATTTATCAATCACTGGCGAGATAA